The Rhododendron vialii isolate Sample 1 chromosome 1a, ASM3025357v1 region CAAGTTCTTTTTTCAGGATGCTGACTATAGTAATAGAAGTAGTGAAAATTTGCCAGAGAATCTGTGTACCCCTTCTAATTCACCCATGACCGGTTGGAGAACAAGTTAGGAGATGTTTCTGATTCATTTCTCTGCGATATGATCACCACTAGGAAATGCAAGCTGGTTCGAGAATCCACTAGGTATCGTATATCATTGTGAACGAAAGCTAGAATAGCAAAAATGATCTTTCTATTTAAGGCTATGGTTGTTAGCAAGGGTAGAGAAGGACATTGTATTCGCATGCAGTTTTCCCGTGATTCCAAAATGCTGACAGAAAAAGATGACAATAGTAAGAATAATAACCTCTTCTCTATCTTTCCAAATTATTCTTTTTACATGGATATGTGTATTTCAAAGACTTCTTAGTTTGTCTTCATATTTAATCCCCATACCAACTGATTTTTTGCTGATTCAAACAATTATGGAACAATAGTTGTCAGCTTAAGGACCTAGTGGTTGAGTTTTTATGAAAAGGGTGAAGACAACAAGTCTATTTCTGATGAATTGAAAAGGTTGATTGGGTTGTGGATATACTTGTTACTCCGTATTTATTTGGAAAGAGATTAACCAGGTTTTGTATTGCTCAGTTGACTCGTTTAGATAATTCCAAATAGATGGAGTTTTGCAAAATAGATTTCTGAAATTTTTGGTAGGAAACAGTTTTTGGTGTATGGTTTGCATTCAGAAACATAGGAGAGATATAATCTTCAAAATATCGCATGAGTTCTCAAATAAGTAATAGACAATTTGGATTATGAACCTTATATTGTTGCTCAAGTTACTCAATCGAGCTAATAATGTGAGATTTGAGAATTTCTTACAAGATAGCCATAGTTTGAACATCTTAATCAGTGTCACTAATTTAAGCGGCTACACTTCACAGAGTAACCATTTTTCTCAGAGTTGGTACACAGATTTCTACTTTATGTTTCTTCCCTACACAAATTAAACTATCAAGCTTTCGTTTCAAACTGTGTCCAATAATCAATGCCAACAAGCAAGGGTAATTGAAATTGCACGTAACAAGATAGGACAGCGGTAAAAATGCTCCAAGCTTCAATCCCTCTGCAGATTATAATGAAGTAACACTCTGAGGAGCTGCAGCTTTTACCATGCATGCTCAGAGAGAAATATAATCTCAACTTTTAAGAGCTTGCTTGTGGTCTTTTGCCAGGTTTTCTGAATTCAAACAGCAAAGCAGTTTAAAGACATGGGTATTATGCTAAGCATCGGGGATTGATGCATCTGCAGGTGATTcatgattttcttctttttgtaaggaaaataaaattggtAGTGGGTACCTTTTGATTGTGACTCATTAGGTTTATATTTCATCTGATTGTGTAGTCTGATGCATCTCAAACACTAGGAATTGGGAACTTTTTACCATTAAACGTTGCatattttagcatcttttgttttttggttttctgtGATTTTTGTGGTGGATGTGTTATCATCTTTATCTTTGGCCCCCTTTCAGAAGAGCTTTCGGGGATGAGTAGACACCACAATTTTTGCGACTATGCATTTCTTATTGGAGATGTTGCAAAAGAAGTGTTCCATGTCCCAAAATACTGAGCTTAGTATCTCAGCAGCAAACTCAAAACTGAAGTTTCTTGAACTTTTAAAATTTAACTTTGGCCGTCTTGttgttttcatttctttcttaatGGCTTTTTCTATCATTGATCTATCTTAGTGAGCACTAGTGTGTGCATTTTTTTCATGTGTCAAACCACTGGGCATCAACATGAAAGAAAAGACAACAACTGGAAGTTTTGACAGCAAGCAAGGTCTCTAAATGTCTGCTGAATCATCATTtatgtgctctctctctctctctgtgtgtgtgtgtgtggatacTGAGCTCAACAATGGCAACTTTTGCATTAGGATCAAGACGATCGATTGAAGTGTTCTGTTTTTGCCGTCCTTGAACTTTACTAGAGCTACATTCACTGGCAATGTGGTAAGCTGTTTCACTCCCTACAAGCTGAAGGAAGATTATTCCTGTACATTTCCTCCATACCTATGAATCTCTAACTAATTCATTTAAGTCCAGAAGTCCCACCACTGATAACTACTACCAGATTCATCAAGTAGACCACCCTCAGAGTCAAGACTTCCCCAATTCTCTGAACTATCTGCTGGTTCTACCATATTCACAAGCTCAGGTTCTTTATCCAGCCCAAAGTAGTCTGCTGCCCGTATGCTGCTATCATCATCTGAAAAAACATGCATCCCCTCTTCTGCTCTTTCCAGCAACAAGCTGGGTTTCGCTTCAAATTCGCTCTTAATGTTTTCTCCTCTGCCCAATTGGTCACCAATGCTATCCTCTGCCACGTCTTGCCCAAAACCCTTCCTTTCCTCCCGTGACTTCTGCATCAGATCATTCAGCTTCTGCAACTGTCAAAAATATGAAGGATGGTTTAGATTATGAGCGAAGAGACCCTGTGTGTTACCAGAAAAGCTAATACCTAGCGAATTGTGTTTTAGAATGCATTCTGTGAAACATGGTACACAATGTTGAAGCCAGTCCCGAGGTCTTTCTAAATGGAATTCTCAAAAGCATTTTTCCGAGTGGTAAAAATCAAAGATAACAGACTAAACAACTGATGCAGTGGAGCTTTAACATGACAAAATATAGAACATTACACATAATTCTTCTGGAAATACTCCGTATAATTTGCATGGATTGCAAAAAATTGTACGACTTAAACGTACCATGATTTGGAGATGTGACATACAAAGTTCTCCGTTCCTCGTACCGGAGCGAATTGTTTTTTGGGTAACATAGAATAGAGGCATAGACCACCACTACTGCTGCTACCAAAAAGTTCTTTACCGAGCAAAAAATTACAACAGAAGTACTTTTCGCTCCATACATTTTATTTCCAGGATATGCTGCTACTGGGTATCGATGGGTAATAGTTGAAGAGAAAGTACCTGTATTAGTAAGGCCTGCTTCTCTTTCTTCAAGGCTTCAAAGTTAGAAGACAGGGCATTATAATTGGCTTGGAGGACGCCATAGTCACTCTCGAGCTGCTTCGTCTTCCACCGAGCCCTCTTGTTCTGAAACCATATGGCGACCTGACGCGGTTGCAGCCCAAGCTCCCTGGCCACCTGGAGCTTCTTCCTTGGTTCGAGCTTCGTCTCTGACTCGAACATGATCTCCAGCGACCTGATCTGTTCGTCGCTGAACCGCCTCTTGTTTTTggtcttcttcctctttctgaCCGAGTACTCTGCGGCCATAGCTGCAGACTGAGAGTAATCATTTTCTTCGGACATCATTATATATGTAGGCCTCAACTCAGGTATCCTTTTTTTTGAGTTAATTTCCCACGAGTTTGGAGGTTGGGGATTTTGTGACTTGAGTGGATATTTTCAGAGTGTACTGGTTTTGGTCTGGTAGGGGGGATTCTCAGATCCTTTTTATATCCAATCTGAATGGGGTCTGATGCTGTATGCTTTCCTTCCAGTGTTTTGTGAGTATCAAGTAATTTATAGGATAAGTATTTCCTTCCTGCTGAATATGTGAGTAATCAGCTAGGAGCGTTGTCCTAAACTTATAAGTCTGAAACttctttctatatttttttatttttcggaactttttgtttagcttttcgtcgtaatttttggagttattGTTCGTCTAAACAAAGATGaataggaaaaatataaaaatatggaccgatgttaaaaaaatcaaataagatgacactttagacaaataagatagTTGCTTGttacttttttcttctttattgaatttttttttttgcttttcgttataattttataatttttagactcctctcgtcgagatggataataatccaaaaaatatgttgcgagtttaaaaaatttcaaaaaaacgaacaaaacacacaaaacgaaaaaaaaaaaaaaattgataggaATGGAGTTAGTGGTAGTATTACTTATTTTCCTAACTGAGTTATTTCTTGGTTATTGTTTATTAGGTTAGATTTAGTTGTTGCGGAGTCTTACACGATTGATGCGATGCGGTATCTTGTTTTTCTAAATTTTCATAAcctaagtaaataaaaattctcttttAGGTTCCGTTTGattagaaatttttttgcctAACAGCCGAAGATTTGAATAGATTCTGCAAGTTTTTCTAACTTCAGAGTTGTTATAGCCTCATGTTTTGTGTACCCTTTTTAAGTCCAACGCGcgccacacacacaaaagaaggGTATTAAGATGGATTATTTACTTATGCCCCATTCCGTTaagcttcttattttttaagtatttatttctctctttacaAAACttatcattctctcacaataagttacctttaatttaaaaataagtatttattttcctgaATGGAATCTTAATACCTTATGAGAGCAAACAATTACTTCGGATCATTGGGTATGAATTTTATTGCCTATTTGATGATAAAAGCATCGGTAGTACGTGTTTGATGGATTGTTTATGGAGAACTTGAACAACAGAGTGGTGTATTGAGAGCATACATATTACTCTCTCTGTCTTAaaatttttggtcttttttgatATTCGCGTCGTTTTTTAAAACTCcaatatcttttaatctatgatatgtttcataattttgaaaactttgttctcCTATTATAAATCTAATTAAGaactattaaacaagattcatattatattttttttgaaatttatattggaagatataagagtttaaagaatgACGCAAATAttaaaaaagtccaaaaattttgaaacagaTGGAGTAAAAATTAGTCCTCTTTTGAACGTTtcttttttctgataaaaaaaaaaaaaacgtttcttttttgttaatcaaatatttaataattttttaaaaattagcaATGTTCTTTTTTATCACGTTTTAATTAAGTGGACTAGAAATGTGGAAATTTGTGAACtgcttgagctttgatgtttgaattcCATGGAAGCAGATCTTGTGGTATGCTGTGCTGCTTACGTGGCTTGTTTTATATTCCGTGTGGGGTAAATGTCACTTTGCCCCTTTCATGTATGCTTCTTTTTCCAGTTTGCATCCCAAACTATATAAAATTTGTTCACTTTAGTCCCAAAACGCAGTAAAAGTTTTCAATCTTCCACCACTGAGCAACAATCGTCAATGAATTGACTGTAACTGCCTAGTCAATGCCAAGGTTTGCTACGCCCAACCCGTTTTAGATAAGGTAACCCAGTCAAGTCCACTCTTTTTGGGGCAAATTGGAAAATAGACGGAGAAAtctttaaaagaaaagaatgagTAGAAGAAGCATAATGAAAGGCATAGAGTGAGAGAAGGATATCAA contains the following coding sequences:
- the LOC131307470 gene encoding homeobox-leucine zipper protein ATHB-12, producing MMSEENDYSQSAAMAAEYSVRKRKKTKNKRRFSDEQIRSLEIMFESETKLEPRKKLQVARELGLQPRQVAIWFQNKRARWKTKQLESDYGVLQANYNALSSNFEALKKEKQALLIQLQKLNDLMQKSREERKGFGQDVAEDSIGDQLGRGENIKSEFEAKPSLLLERAEEGMHVFSDDDSSIRAADYFGLDKEPELVNMVEPADSSENWGSLDSEGGLLDESGSSYQWWDFWT